One region of Mucilaginibacter gotjawali genomic DNA includes:
- a CDS encoding DUF3276 family protein, with the protein MGEFDNREREEVFSKKVRAGKRTYFFDVKATRSNDYYVTITESKKRLEDGVFIKHKIFLYKEDFEKFAEGLMGTIDYIKANQDVVEKRYEFNEAPEVANTTATTDDDFSFEI; encoded by the coding sequence ATGGGAGAATTTGACAACAGAGAGCGTGAAGAGGTTTTTTCAAAGAAGGTAAGAGCCGGGAAGAGAACTTATTTTTTTGACGTAAAGGCCACCAGATCAAACGATTATTACGTTACTATTACTGAAAGTAAAAAGCGTTTGGAAGATGGTGTTTTTATTAAACACAAGATTTTTTTATACAAGGAGGATTTTGAAAAGTTTGCGGAAGGCTTAATGGGCACCATTGATTACATCAAGGCAAACCAGGACGTAGTTGAAAAACGCTACGAATTTAATGAAGCACCGGAAGTAGCGAATACAACTGCGACTACCGATGATGATTTTTCTTTTGAAATATGA
- the ychF gene encoding redox-regulated ATPase YchF — translation MGLQCGIVGLPNVGKSTLFNCLSNAKAQAANFPFCTIEPNVGVITVPDERLNKLVEIVKPKNTVPNVIEIVDIAGLVKGASKGEGLGNQFLANIRSTNAIIHVLRCFDNDNVIHVDGSVDPIRDKEIIDTELQLKDLDSIEKKIQKVEKMAKTGGDKEAKKTFDVLTVYKNHLLAGKSARTAPVAEEDTEYIADIWLLTAKPVMYVCNVDEASVNTGNAYVDRVKAAVKEENAEVLIISAQIESEIAQMDTYEERQMFLEDLGLAESGVNKLIKAAYKLLNLATYFTAGVQEVRAWTITQGFTAPQAAGVIHTDFEKGFIRAEVIKYEDFVKYNGSDAAIKEAGKLGVEGKTYVVQDGDIMHFRFNV, via the coding sequence ATGGGTTTACAATGTGGTATAGTAGGTTTGCCGAATGTGGGCAAATCAACACTTTTTAATTGCTTATCGAACGCCAAAGCACAGGCGGCGAATTTTCCGTTTTGTACTATCGAGCCAAATGTAGGAGTGATCACCGTTCCGGACGAACGACTGAACAAACTGGTTGAAATAGTAAAACCCAAAAACACGGTTCCCAACGTAATTGAAATTGTTGACATAGCAGGGTTGGTGAAAGGCGCCAGCAAGGGCGAAGGACTGGGCAACCAGTTTTTAGCAAATATCCGGTCAACCAATGCCATTATACATGTGCTGCGTTGTTTTGATAATGATAACGTGATCCATGTGGATGGATCTGTCGACCCTATCCGCGACAAAGAGATCATTGATACAGAACTGCAACTAAAAGATCTCGATTCGATCGAAAAAAAGATCCAGAAGGTGGAGAAGATGGCCAAAACCGGCGGTGACAAAGAAGCGAAAAAGACTTTTGATGTTTTAACTGTTTACAAAAACCACTTGCTGGCAGGCAAGTCTGCGCGTACTGCCCCGGTTGCAGAAGAAGATACAGAATATATTGCCGATATCTGGCTGCTTACCGCAAAACCGGTGATGTACGTTTGTAATGTTGACGAGGCTTCTGTAAATACCGGCAATGCTTATGTAGACAGGGTTAAAGCTGCCGTGAAGGAAGAAAATGCGGAAGTGCTGATCATTTCGGCACAAATTGAATCGGAAATTGCACAAATGGATACATACGAGGAACGCCAGATGTTTTTGGAAGACCTTGGCCTTGCCGAATCAGGCGTAAACAAACTCATCAAAGCTGCTTATAAACTGCTTAACCTGGCCACTTATTTTACTGCCGGTGTTCAGGAAGTAAGGGCCTGGACCATTACGCAGGGGTTTACTGCACCACAAGCAGCGGGTGTTATCCATACCGATTTTGAAAAAGGCTTCATCCGCGCCGAAGTGATCAAATATGAAGACTTTGTAAAATACAACGGATCAGATGCTGCCATCAAAGAAGCCGGTAAACTGGGCGTTGAAGGAAAAACCTATGTCGTGCAGGATGGAGACATTATGCATTTCAGGTTTAACGTTTAG